The proteins below come from a single Candidatus Atribacteria bacterium ADurb.Bin276 genomic window:
- the abfA gene encoding Intracellular exo-alpha-(1->5)-L-arabinofuranosidase — protein sequence MNGYVKVWKVKTGEINDLIYGHFIEHLGRCIYGGIYDKNSPKSDERGFRKDVLEAVKKIQCPILRWPGGNFVSAYHWQDGIGPLDKRPTRLNYIWGGLESNEFGTDEFIEYCKEIGAESYFAIGLGTSTLDEALSWLEYTNLDTPTEYVDLRKKYGNSVPYRVKYWGIGNEVYGDWQVGHSSANEYSEKLRQYALFMKGIDPSIKVIAVGADNPEWDLTVLKHAGKVIDYISIHQYHGSNNYYDTVASAYYVEERLQLLDSLIKHLQLDHIKIALDEWNVWYQVIPEVEIIEKKMIFLEEPYSLKDALFAAGVFFALHRKCDSVQMANLAQMVNALGMIKTNSQSIVLTPIYHVFDMFVNHTGRTRLGIEIAADRYSIKAKSFFEGQLSFQLHNVPYLDGSATYDEKRHMMCLALGNYYLDKNLEVKVDLSDLDVTKDANCFELNSSDVMDRNDFENPSRVKINSRRMTIPDRVFSLQIPAHSLSVFEFPLQTGIN from the coding sequence ATGAATGGTTATGTTAAAGTATGGAAAGTGAAAACCGGTGAAATAAATGATCTCATTTATGGTCATTTCATCGAGCATTTGGGCCGATGTATTTATGGTGGTATTTATGATAAGAATTCACCGAAGTCTGATGAGCGTGGATTTCGAAAAGATGTTTTAGAAGCTGTCAAGAAAATTCAGTGTCCAATTCTGAGATGGCCCGGTGGCAATTTTGTATCAGCCTATCACTGGCAAGATGGAATTGGACCACTCGATAAAAGGCCGACTCGTTTAAATTATATTTGGGGAGGTTTGGAAAGCAACGAATTTGGAACCGACGAATTCATTGAATACTGTAAGGAAATTGGAGCAGAATCTTACTTCGCTATTGGCTTAGGAACCAGTACCCTTGATGAAGCATTGAGTTGGTTAGAATACACCAATCTTGACACTCCTACTGAATATGTTGATTTGCGCAAAAAGTATGGAAACTCGGTTCCTTATCGAGTTAAGTATTGGGGGATCGGAAACGAGGTTTACGGTGATTGGCAAGTTGGTCATAGCAGCGCCAATGAATATTCCGAAAAGTTACGGCAGTATGCCCTGTTCATGAAAGGTATCGATCCTTCAATAAAAGTCATAGCAGTAGGAGCCGATAATCCGGAATGGGACCTGACGGTATTGAAACATGCCGGGAAAGTAATTGATTATATTTCTATACACCAGTACCATGGCTCGAATAATTACTATGACACAGTAGCTTCTGCGTACTATGTTGAAGAACGACTACAACTTTTAGATAGCTTAATTAAGCATCTTCAACTTGATCATATCAAAATTGCCCTTGATGAATGGAATGTCTGGTATCAGGTTATACCAGAAGTCGAGATAATAGAAAAAAAGATGATCTTTCTTGAAGAACCTTATAGTTTAAAAGATGCTTTGTTTGCTGCCGGTGTATTTTTTGCCCTGCACCGCAAGTGTGATTCGGTTCAAATGGCCAATCTAGCTCAAATGGTCAATGCTTTGGGAATGATAAAAACCAATTCCCAAAGCATAGTTTTGACACCCATCTATCATGTTTTTGACATGTTCGTGAACCATACGGGCCGAACGCGTCTGGGTATAGAAATCGCAGCAGATAGATATTCGATAAAAGCAAAGAGTTTCTTTGAAGGGCAGTTATCTTTTCAACTTCACAATGTTCCCTATCTTGATGGATCGGCTACCTATGATGAAAAACGCCATATGATGTGTCTTGCTTTAGGAAATTACTATTTGGACAAGAACCTGGAGGTCAAGGTCGATCTTTCTGATTTAGATGTTACCAAGGATGCCAATTGCTTCGAGCTTAACTCCTCAGACGTAATGGATAGGAATGATTTTGAAAATCCGAGCCGAGTGAAGATCAATTCAAGAAGGATGACAATCCCAGACCGGGTGTTTTCACTTCAAATTCCTGCTCATTCTTTGTCGGTTTTTGAGTTTCCTCTTCAAACTGGCATAAACTGA
- the oppD_3 gene encoding Oligopeptide transport ATP-binding protein OppD → MSKVIKQEKQTQVLLEVANLKAYYTTEQYGIVKEIKAVEDVSINIEGNSFLAIVGESGCGKTTLARALYGAVDSTLSIIEGKVCYHFGDQKYELSPNGNDLKNIWWERISYIPQGSLSALNPVRRLRDIFSDLANSHGKTFDEQKVKDHLEMVNLPSYVLRIYPFELSGGMRQRSVIALATFLKPDVIIADEPTSALDVVTQRDILQLLSTIQNQSKSTFIFITHDISLVPGLSNMMAIMYGGCIIEFGSTKSVFANPLHPYTKFLLSSIPKIGDKTEKKSIPGNPVSLTNPPPGCSFCPRCPRGKEVCSDSRPELLNIDSQQHYVACWLYR, encoded by the coding sequence ATGAGCAAGGTGATTAAACAAGAGAAACAAACTCAAGTATTATTAGAAGTTGCTAACCTAAAAGCCTATTATACTACCGAACAATATGGAATCGTGAAAGAGATTAAAGCAGTTGAAGATGTGTCAATAAATATTGAAGGAAATAGTTTTTTAGCGATAGTCGGAGAATCTGGCTGCGGCAAAACAACCTTAGCCAGAGCATTATATGGGGCTGTCGATTCAACTCTATCGATAATAGAAGGAAAAGTTTGCTATCATTTTGGTGATCAAAAATATGAGCTCTCTCCTAACGGCAACGACCTAAAGAATATTTGGTGGGAAAGAATTTCTTATATCCCTCAAGGTTCTTTAAGTGCTCTCAATCCGGTTAGAAGATTAAGAGATATATTTTCTGACCTGGCAAACTCCCATGGAAAAACTTTTGACGAACAAAAAGTAAAAGATCATTTAGAAATGGTAAATCTTCCTTCTTATGTTTTACGCATTTACCCCTTTGAACTTTCTGGAGGAATGAGGCAAAGGAGCGTCATAGCCTTGGCTACTTTTTTAAAACCAGATGTAATCATTGCTGATGAACCAACATCGGCTCTGGATGTTGTCACTCAACGTGATATTTTACAACTTTTAAGCACTATTCAGAATCAATCAAAAAGTACATTTATTTTTATTACCCACGACATTTCCTTGGTTCCTGGTTTATCAAATATGATGGCAATCATGTATGGTGGTTGTATTATAGAATTTGGCTCAACTAAATCAGTTTTTGCCAATCCCCTTCACCCTTATACGAAGTTTCTACTCTCATCAATACCTAAAATTGGTGATAAAACAGAAAAAAAATCGATCCCAGGGAACCCGGTTAGTCTTACTAATCCACCTCCTGGTTGTAGTTTTTGCCCAAGATGCCCTCGAGGTAAAGAAGTGTGTTCCGATTCCAGACCTGAATTGCTTAATATTGATTCTCAACAGCACTATGTTGCATGTTGGTTATACCGGTAA
- the dppC_2 gene encoding Dipeptide transport system permease protein DppC — MTPIAILDTTKRLFKHDLRFRIPLLILILLIIFAIISLFSPYDFRASYYAPINRPPSLSHPFGTNGRGQDLFWMMTFALKNSLIFGLEVAILSRLIAIIIGVIAGYKGRIIDQMLIFLCDSFIVLPIFPILIFLKLLTREMDLSTLAIVLALFGWPWDARLIRSQVLSLREQKFTITAIFSGENTWELIFYEYFPHILPIVLATTINNMLWSLGFEITLSVLGLTSLDIPTMGTITYWAIQQQAMVMGIWWWIFIPIAFIILLFTSLYLLFVSMTDFINPRARVLSR, encoded by the coding sequence TTGACTCCCATAGCAATTTTAGATACAACAAAAAGACTTTTCAAACACGATTTACGATTTAGAATTCCTCTGCTTATTCTTATTCTCTTGATAATTTTTGCCATCATATCTTTATTTTCCCCTTATGATTTTCGTGCATCCTACTATGCTCCAATCAACCGCCCACCTTCATTGAGCCATCCGTTCGGAACCAATGGTAGAGGGCAAGATCTCTTCTGGATGATGACTTTTGCCTTAAAAAATTCGCTTATTTTCGGGTTAGAAGTGGCAATTTTATCTCGTTTAATTGCCATAATAATCGGTGTTATAGCAGGATATAAAGGAAGAATTATTGATCAAATGTTAATTTTTCTCTGTGATTCATTCATTGTTTTACCTATCTTCCCAATATTGATATTTTTAAAGCTTCTAACCAGAGAAATGGACCTTTCGACTCTGGCTATTGTTCTAGCTCTATTTGGTTGGCCATGGGATGCACGATTAATTCGATCTCAAGTACTGAGTTTAAGAGAGCAAAAGTTTACTATAACCGCTATTTTCTCAGGTGAAAATACTTGGGAACTGATTTTCTACGAGTATTTTCCTCACATTCTTCCCATTGTGCTGGCGACCACCATAAATAATATGCTTTGGTCCCTTGGTTTTGAAATAACTCTATCGGTTCTTGGTCTCACCTCCTTGGACATTCCGACGATGGGAACCATAACCTACTGGGCTATACAGCAGCAAGCCATGGTAATGGGCATATGGTGGTGGATATTTATCCCAATTGCCTTTATTATCCTTCTTTTTACTTCACTATACCTTCTTTTTGTGAGCATGACAGACTTTATTAATCCACGGGCCAGGGTGCTAAGCAGATGA
- the oppB_2 gene encoding Oligopeptide transport system permease protein OppB, which yields MSNFFKFFIKYFFGRFIVCLLVIFVGITITFLIPRLIPGASPAEVAVRRVQMAGSYLPPESVEKLRDELLKLYGLEGSMFQQYITYWQELLKGNLGPSFASFPTPVITLIYRSLPWTAGLLVLTAMIAWVIGTILGGIATYRSKSLWVKIFEMLSNAVRPIPYYIFALALLIVFAYILRWFPAGGAFQIGIEPSYSWVFLKSVAKHGFLPALSLIIIGMGAWFLNMRNLTSNIIHEDFVVFAKQMKLKDQMILRNYVMKTAMPAQLTGLALQLGTVFSGTIITEIVFNYPGLGTLAFTAIMQSDYNLVMGITLCSIMSVALATLFVDLLLPFIDPRIQYTGGTS from the coding sequence GTGAGTAATTTTTTTAAATTTTTCATAAAATATTTTTTTGGAAGATTTATCGTTTGCCTGTTGGTGATTTTTGTAGGCATTACCATCACTTTTTTAATTCCAAGATTAATCCCCGGAGCAAGTCCCGCAGAAGTCGCTGTTAGGAGAGTACAAATGGCTGGATCTTATTTACCGCCTGAGAGCGTGGAAAAATTGAGGGATGAACTTTTAAAACTCTATGGTTTAGAAGGATCGATGTTTCAGCAATATATTACTTACTGGCAAGAGCTGCTCAAAGGAAATTTAGGACCTTCTTTTGCATCTTTTCCAACACCCGTCATCACTTTGATTTATAGATCACTCCCCTGGACGGCAGGGCTTCTCGTTTTAACTGCCATGATAGCTTGGGTTATAGGGACTATCTTAGGAGGAATAGCCACTTACCGAAGTAAAAGTCTTTGGGTTAAAATTTTTGAAATGCTTTCTAATGCTGTACGACCAATCCCCTATTACATTTTTGCCCTTGCTCTTTTAATTGTGTTTGCTTATATTTTGCGATGGTTTCCTGCAGGAGGAGCTTTCCAAATTGGAATTGAACCATCTTACAGTTGGGTTTTTTTGAAAAGTGTTGCCAAACATGGTTTCTTACCTGCTTTATCGTTGATAATCATTGGGATGGGTGCCTGGTTTCTCAATATGAGAAATCTCACTTCAAACATTATACATGAAGATTTTGTCGTATTTGCCAAACAAATGAAGTTAAAAGACCAAATGATTCTAAGAAACTATGTCATGAAAACTGCTATGCCTGCTCAATTAACCGGACTTGCCCTGCAACTCGGAACAGTCTTTAGCGGTACCATTATTACTGAAATTGTTTTTAATTATCCTGGTTTGGGAACTTTAGCTTTCACTGCAATAATGCAATCAGATTACAACTTGGTTATGGGTATTACCTTGTGTTCGATCATGTCGGTGGCATTAGCTACCTTATTTGTTGATCTTTTGCTGCCTTTTATTGACCCTAGAATTCAGTATACGGGTGGTACTTCTTAA
- the appA_2 gene encoding Oligopeptide-binding protein AppA precursor, with amino-acid sequence MLRWRFVCLITIVFLVLGTVAFAQEILPGIPRNEVIVIEDPSGRSLDPGRFNLWGGGLLSYSTGLQQLCLGALWYIDPDEGIEGDPWINLLAAEPPIYNEDYTEMTVKVREGIHWGDGVPFTIDDVIYTVELLKAHPEMIWGAYMQVNVAESQRIDDFTVKFKLTKPNGRFHTVFTVRWSACYILPKHIFEKAEDPLAFAFNPPIGTGPYVLKSFDPNGYWFLWELREDWDKSDLGVAYGIKPGPKYVLYKGIASPEKKVMDQMAHELDIVHDLPPEGAITLYQNNPQCVTWFDGWPWAHPDPTLPSLIMNHEHFPYNLKEVRWALTLSLDIVQVALQAYNGCATVSPIHVPPTGLYPGWYFDKIEPWLKDFTLKVGGEDYKPYDPEISTKIAEAVRYAFGHKIPDDPQEIRKLVGYGWWKYDLEAAGKLLEGAGFKKDGNGKWLLPDGTPWKISILCEAATRSVMTRAAAAVAEQWRRFGIDAQIDAVEPTMLWNRLNYGEDPNTIYWAWCIETWGGHPDLFWFLESWHSDYYRPTGELTVAKNPMRYKSEQIDQVVDDLRRTDFFKETDKIIDLGLQYIKTCVEDMPIIPIFSYNVFTVCDETYWTGYPTSSNPYTNPVPNWGNTRFMFIKIQPISKE; translated from the coding sequence GTGTTACGGTGGCGTTTTGTATGTTTGATAACCATAGTTTTCTTGGTGTTGGGTACCGTTGCTTTTGCCCAGGAAATCCTCCCAGGAATCCCCAGAAATGAAGTTATCGTCATTGAAGATCCGTCGGGTCGTTCTCTCGACCCAGGGAGATTTAACCTTTGGGGAGGAGGTTTATTAAGTTATTCAACCGGTCTCCAACAATTATGTCTGGGAGCCTTGTGGTATATCGACCCCGATGAAGGTATTGAAGGAGATCCCTGGATTAACCTGTTAGCAGCTGAACCCCCTATTTATAATGAAGACTACACAGAAATGACAGTAAAAGTGAGGGAGGGAATACATTGGGGTGATGGTGTTCCATTTACTATAGATGATGTTATTTATACGGTAGAACTTTTAAAAGCACACCCCGAAATGATTTGGGGTGCTTACATGCAGGTTAATGTAGCGGAAAGTCAAAGAATAGATGACTTTACGGTTAAATTTAAACTGACAAAGCCTAATGGAAGGTTCCATACCGTTTTTACAGTTAGATGGTCGGCTTGCTATATTCTGCCCAAACATATCTTCGAAAAAGCCGAAGATCCTCTTGCTTTTGCCTTTAATCCACCAATTGGAACCGGACCCTACGTTCTAAAATCTTTTGATCCTAATGGGTATTGGTTCTTATGGGAATTGAGAGAAGATTGGGACAAATCCGATCTTGGTGTAGCTTATGGCATAAAACCAGGACCTAAATATGTTCTCTACAAAGGAATAGCGTCTCCTGAGAAAAAAGTCATGGATCAGATGGCGCATGAACTTGATATTGTTCACGACCTGCCTCCGGAAGGTGCCATAACTCTGTATCAAAATAATCCACAGTGTGTTACCTGGTTTGATGGCTGGCCTTGGGCACATCCCGATCCAACTTTGCCTTCCTTGATAATGAATCATGAACACTTTCCTTACAACCTTAAGGAAGTCAGATGGGCACTCACCTTATCCTTGGATATAGTTCAGGTTGCCCTTCAGGCTTATAACGGTTGTGCTACTGTATCCCCCATTCACGTTCCTCCCACCGGTTTATACCCAGGATGGTATTTTGACAAGATAGAGCCCTGGCTCAAAGATTTTACTCTCAAAGTAGGTGGAGAGGATTATAAACCTTATGATCCAGAAATTTCTACGAAAATTGCCGAAGCAGTAAGATATGCATTTGGTCATAAAATACCCGATGATCCCCAGGAAATAAGAAAACTGGTTGGATATGGTTGGTGGAAATATGATCTCGAAGCCGCCGGTAAATTGTTGGAGGGAGCGGGATTCAAAAAAGATGGTAATGGAAAGTGGTTATTGCCAGATGGGACCCCTTGGAAAATATCCATTTTGTGTGAAGCGGCTACCCGATCGGTAATGACTAGAGCTGCGGCAGCGGTTGCTGAACAATGGCGTAGGTTTGGTATCGATGCTCAAATAGATGCAGTAGAACCAACTATGTTATGGAACCGATTAAACTACGGAGAAGATCCCAATACGATTTATTGGGCATGGTGTATCGAGACCTGGGGAGGACACCCAGACCTCTTCTGGTTCCTCGAATCTTGGCATTCTGATTATTATAGACCTACTGGCGAACTCACTGTGGCGAAGAATCCAATGCGGTATAAAAGTGAACAAATTGACCAGGTTGTTGATGATTTAAGGCGTACCGATTTCTTTAAAGAAACTGATAAAATTATCGATCTCGGACTTCAGTATATAAAAACCTGTGTAGAAGACATGCCTATAATTCCAATATTCTCTTACAACGTATTTACAGTTTGTGATGAAACCTATTGGACTGGTTATCCCACCTCGAGTAATCCCTATACCAATCCAGTGCCAAATTGGGGAAATACCAGATTTATGTTTATTAAAATACAGCCAATTTCAAAAGAATAG
- the oppF_3 gene encoding Oligopeptide transport ATP-binding protein OppF has product MSDSFLTLKNLTKEFQVGTFFSKVKILAVQDITLELERKPAVFTLVGESGSGKTTLANFLLRVLKPTEGSITFLGKNIESYRKFDFMKLVQPVFQNPYETFNPLKKVETYFHSVIKKLRITNENGHSFEKVIEKALSSVALTWEEVKDKFPNEFSGGQLQRLSIARALMVNPMLLVADEPVSMLDASLRVFVLNLFRKLKEEKQLYIIYITHDLATAYYISDYIGVMLRGCLVEVGPAEKVLLNPLHPYTILLKESVPNPDEVEIKPETKTKEERILEIEEFLKQGCKFAFRCSNAKDICKKEIPPDVIIDSVAVKCWLYKNV; this is encoded by the coding sequence GTGAGTGATTCATTTCTTACTCTCAAAAATCTTACCAAAGAGTTTCAAGTTGGCACTTTTTTTTCTAAGGTAAAAATACTTGCTGTTCAGGACATTACCTTGGAACTTGAAAGAAAACCAGCAGTTTTCACTTTAGTTGGTGAAAGCGGAAGTGGAAAAACCACCCTTGCTAATTTCCTCCTCAGAGTTCTCAAGCCTACTGAAGGTTCAATTACTTTTTTAGGAAAAAACATAGAGAGCTATAGAAAATTTGATTTTATGAAACTAGTTCAACCGGTTTTTCAGAATCCTTATGAAACGTTCAATCCCTTGAAAAAAGTGGAAACCTATTTTCATTCAGTAATTAAAAAGCTCCGCATCACTAATGAAAATGGCCACTCTTTCGAAAAAGTGATTGAAAAAGCACTAAGCTCTGTTGCTCTCACCTGGGAAGAGGTAAAGGATAAATTCCCAAATGAATTTTCTGGTGGGCAATTGCAAAGATTATCAATCGCCAGGGCATTGATGGTCAATCCTATGCTGCTTGTAGCCGATGAACCGGTTTCCATGTTGGACGCTTCTCTTCGAGTATTTGTTCTTAATTTATTTAGAAAACTCAAAGAAGAAAAACAACTCTATATCATCTATATCACTCATGACCTGGCTACGGCATATTATATTAGCGATTATATTGGCGTTATGTTGCGAGGTTGTCTTGTAGAAGTTGGGCCTGCCGAAAAAGTTTTACTCAATCCTCTTCATCCTTATACTATCTTACTGAAAGAATCTGTTCCAAATCCTGATGAGGTGGAAATAAAGCCTGAGACTAAAACCAAGGAAGAACGGATTTTGGAAATCGAAGAATTTCTTAAACAAGGTTGTAAGTTCGCATTTAGGTGCTCCAATGCTAAAGATATTTGTAAAAAAGAAATACCTCCTGATGTAATCATCGATAGTGTTGCCGTAAAGTGTTGGCTTTATAAAAATGTATGA